One region of Rana temporaria chromosome 11, aRanTem1.1, whole genome shotgun sequence genomic DNA includes:
- the CDH5 gene encoding cadherin-5, producing the protein MMKLLWLHLLVSIYAPLALCTKENPEQVMHHNRVKRGWIWKEMSTPEGQTRFPYRIGTLRSDRQNGKYVLQGEYADTIFRVDELSGDIHGWKTLDRETKATYNLTALLVDKSTMKTLEPPEVFVIRVIDINDNAPVFKKESYNASVPEMSRHGTLVTVVTAEDADDPTMSGNAIVQYTIIQGQDKFSIDKDSGYIYTAVANLDREEQATYEIIVQARDSPGQMGGLSSTATVTIHLKDINDNFPTFTQDKFTFDVPEDRRVGDVIGKLSVIDIDEPQNRNTKYNFLKQMFEAWFHIKPNPQTNEGLLILKKPLNFEGDHKVFKMTVDATDYSIDVGAARPDKRKSLTEVVVNVLDVDEPPEFTKPFYLFQVKENYKDVLAGSVTARDPDVAQRKVKYFLKPERDDIIITQSGSILIKKPFDREASAWHNITVTAEEIDSPTKKASSVMVYIQVLDLNDNAPELTYPFAPSVCENVVHEHVILNISAIDKDEPFQGMKFTFSSVGHENNFTVKDNHDNTASIKVKNGVFNRNEAKFYYLPIIIADNGIPQQTSTNTLTITVCKCNEKGEFTYCEEAGKLAAVSVSTIIIVLVAILLILLAVILGVLFVRRMQSKSPLILGKNPAEIHEQLVTYDEEGGGEMDTNSYDVSVLNSVRRNVVMPRYEMDAGPALYAHVQKPTKTGDMFSMVEAKKDEADNDGEELPYDTLHIFGYEGSESIVESLSSLESGSSDSEIDYDVLNEWGPRFKMLADLYGLEHLEEYPY; encoded by the exons ATGATGAAGTTGCTGTGGCTTCATCTGCTGGTGTCCATTTATGCCCCTTTGGCATTGTGTACCAAGGAAAACCCAGAGCAAGTGATGCACCACAACCGCGTAAAAAGAGGCTGGATATGGAAGGAAATGTCCACTCCGGAGGGGCAAACGCGATTTCCCTACCGCATCGGAACG cTGAGATCTGATAGGCAAAATGGCAAGTATGTCCTTCAGGGAGAATATGCCGACACCATCTTTAGGGTTGACGAGTTATCAGGGGACATCCATGGATGGAAAACACTGGATCGTGAGACGAAGGCAACATATAATCTAACAGCTCTGCTAGTAGACAAAAGTACCATGAAAACCCTGGAACCTCCGGAGGTGTTTGTTATAAGAGTCATCGATATTAACGACAATGCTCCTGTTTTCAAGAAAGAGTCGTACAATGCATCAGTCCCAGAAATGTCCAGACATG GTACTCTTGTGACAGTGGTCACTGCAGAGGACGCTGATGACCCCACCATGTCTGGAAATGCCATAGTACAATACacaataattcaaggacaagacaAATTCTCGATTGATAAAGATAGTG GGTACATTTATACAGCTGTCGCTAATCTGGACAGAGAGGAGCAAGCGACCTATGAAATCATAGTGCAGGCCAGAGACAGCCCTGGCCAAATGGGAGGTTTATCAAGTACAGCCACGGTAACCATTCATTTGAAGGACATTAATGACAACTTTCCAACGTTCACACAAG ATAAGTTTACTTTCGATGTTCCTGAAGATCGGAGAGTGGGGGATGTGATTGGAAAACTTTCAGTAATAGACATTGATGAACCTCAAAACAGGAACACAAAGTACAATTTCTTGAAACAAATGTTTGAAGCGTGGTTTCATATAAAGCCCAACCCACAGACCAACGAAGGACTGCTCATTCTAAAAAAG CCTTTGAATTTTGAAGGTGATCATAAAGTATTCAAAATGACAGTCGATGCTACAGACTACTCAATTGACGTAGGAGCGGCACGACCGGACAAGCGCAAAAGTCTCACGGAAGTTGTTGTCAATGTCTTGGATGTGGACGAGCCCCCTGAATTTACAAAACCATTCTACCTGTTTCAAGTTAAGGAGAACTATAAAGACGTCTTGGCTGGCTCTGTCACTgcaagggaccctgatgtagccCAAAGAAAAGTGAA ATACTTTCTCAAACcagagagagatgacatcatcataACACAAAGTGGAAGCATTCTTATTAAGAAGCCCTTTGACAGAGAAGCAAGCGCCTGGCACAATATAACGGTGACTGCTGAGGAAATTG ACTCCCCGACAAAAAAGGCATCATCAGTCATGGTTTACATACAAGTTCTTGATTTGAATGACAATGCACCAGAGCTTACCTACCCATTCGCTCCCAGTGTGTGTGAAAATGTAGTACACGAACAT GTCATATTAAATATCTCAGCCATAGACAAGGATGAACCCTTCCAAGGAATGAAATTTACGTTCTCTTCAGTAGGACACGAAAACAACTTTACAGTGAAAGACAATCATG ATAATACAGCCAGCATCAAAGTGAAGAATGGAGTATTTAATCGCAATGAGGCCAAGTTTTATTACCTTCCTATTATAATTGCTGACAATGGCATCCCACAACAGACCAGCACCAACACCTTGACTATCACTGTCTGTAAGTGTAATGAGAAAGGGGAATTCACCTACTGCGAGGAAGctggaaaacttgcagcggtgtccGTCTCCACCATCATCATTGTTCTGGTTGCCATATTGCTAATACTTCTGG CAGTGATCCTGGGAGTGCTATTTGTAAGAAGGATGCAGAGCAAGAGCCCCCTTATTTTGGGAAAGAACCCTGCAGAGATACACGAGCAGTTGGTCACCTACGATGAGGAAGGCGGTGGAGAGATGGACACCAACAGCTACGATGTCTCTGTACTCAACTCAGTACGAAGAAATGTGGTGATGCCTAGGTATGAAATGGACGCTGGTCCCGCCTTATATGCTCATGTCCAGAAACCAACCAAAACTGGCGATATGTTCTCGATGGTCGAAGCAAAAAAGGATGAAGCAGACAATGATGGCGAAGAGCTACCATATGACACTCTCCATATATTTGGCTACGAAGGGTCGGAATCCATTGTAGAGTCTCTCAGCTCACTAGAGTCTGGATCTTCAGATTCTGAAATTGACTATGATGTATTAAATGAATGGGGTCCCAGATTTAAGATGCTGGCTGATCTGTATGGGCTGGAACACCTTGAAGAGTATCCTTATTAA